The DNA window GCCACCTTTTGGCAAGGTCCTCTTTAGAAGATGCTGTAGGCTTTGTCAGATTTCAAACCCAGCATTTTTAGACATTCTGCATGCTGCTGGGAAgatttttggtgaaaaaaaaaaatccctggagGGCTGTATCATTCTCCGTAGTGAGCTGTGGCACTTAGCACCTggaatttcagaaatgaaagaatcAGCCAGAGAACAAAACCAGGTCCCTATTGTGCAATTCCTGCTGTCAGAGAGGCTTCATCAGATTTATTCCTTCAGTGGAGCTCCTCAGCTTTCCAGCACCAGAAAGGGCTTGGTGGAGAGATCTGAATCCTCACTTCTTGAGAAGCCCTCCTGTGTCCCTTTGCCTTTAATGAGATGTTTTGAGGAGCACCACTCCTGATGCTGCTCAGTGTTTGCAGTTCCACAGTCAGCAGGGGCTTGGCAGCCCGTGCGTGCCAATCTCTCATTATTGGATCTCTACTTTTATCTTgcacacttttctttttccccagcatCTCACTGGAACTGCTTCCCTGTTAACTTTTGTTTCAAGTGCCGGGATTGCAggagtggttttggtttttttggttttttttttgtttctgtccttGAGCACCATCTGACCTAAATGCCGTTATCATTCCAGGTTTATGTATTGAAACGACCACATGTGGACGAGTTTCTTCAGAGGATGGGAGAGCTCTTTGAATGTGTACTCTTCACAGCCAGTCTAGCCAAGGTTTGTTCCTCCCTTCATCTCTTTAACCCTTATGGTGCTGGTCAGTGGACTTTTGGTTGGGTTTTCTATGGATAATTATTTCCACAGTTGGTACTATcttaatttttccccttcttttctgcttctttgtcTGACAGTGTGTACTTTGTCTGCTAGTGTGTGGGTAAGTGTTTCCATGGTAACACCATCACATATGGGCTTGTCTCATAATGTAGCCTCCATGCATTGCTCATGATGCCAATATGAAAGGCTCACAAGTTACCATGGTTATAGTGAGAAATTAGAACAAATAGCTTGCCAGTGAAGCAGCACATTAAAGCTGGGCATGAAATAAAACACCGAATTAAACCCTGTCTGCACCATCAACCAGTGACTCAGAAACTCACTGGAAATGTGGAACCAAGGTTCTTGCTCTCTTGAGGTGCAATTTCAAACTGGAGTTAGAAAATGAGGCCTTTTTGGAAAGCTTGAAACGTCCCCAGGAATATTTTGTGCCCTCTGGTCCTGCAGTAGCATTAGTGGCTCATAGGTAGTTTTTGTGATAGATGTTACAGTAGTAGAGTGATCTGGAATTCTTCACTTCCTTCAGTGTATTGTATTTGTGGTGTCTTGTTTGTAAAATGGCATTGGTTATTCCTAAATAGTGCTCTAGCATGGCAAGCTTTTGCTCCAGCCTAGTGTAGAGAGGGTGGAAGGGGACAGGACCTTGATCTTCTATAAAGCCTTTTTCCCTGCATTCTCTTTACCACATACTGTTCAGTCATGttgaaaaaatactaaatactgCCCAATTTCATACTGAAATTATGTGCCTTATTTCATAATCAAAAGATGATTGATTTcaacatcaattttttttcttggtttaaaatacaggaaaatgaTAACTCCTGTTGTGCAATAATAAGATATAACTACCATTTTCAACTATGTGGTTAATCTTGTTCAAGTTTATTTGGATACTACTTCTTGGGCAGCTTATATAAATTGTTGGATTTTAAGCTATGCCTCACTTAAAGTATCATCTAATGTATAAAATGAGAATTTCCCTGGTATTGTACAtgagtatttttattaataacatCTTTGGTTGATCTTTTTTGGCCTAATTATGCAATTTGGTAATCTTAAGGGTCTTGCTGACCCAGTTGCTCCAAGGGCATCATTGGCAGAGCCACATCAGGCTCAGATTTGTTCACTGCAGTTTATCTTCAGAGGCACATGGAAACAAATCAGCTGGGGAAAAGCTTCATATTGATTTTCTATTAGCATTGGCTGGTTTTATGGTAATGGTAGGTGAGATCTCTGGATCCATCAGCCTCTCGGGTTAACTCTAAGTTGGCCCTGAGAATAAAACCTAATCaataaatcaaagaaaacatttagagTGCAAGTTACCCTTCTCTAGAAAGATGATTGTCCTACTTTTGCTTTATCTCTTTATTAATCACTTCAGTTTTGCAGGCATTTGAGTTAATTaacaaggagcaggaaagaaaatggagaaaaagggtgttttatctgaaattatttcatgtcCCTTCTTTGTCTGGCTCTGTGAATCAGCCTTATCTGCACGTTGCTAACTTGATGTTTCTGACTTGTATTTTTAAGTATGCAGACCCAGTAGCTGACTTACTGGATCGCTGGGGTGTGTTCAGGGCAAGGCTCTTTAGAGAATCCTGTGTTTTCCACCGAGGGAATTATGTGAAGGATCTGAGTCGACTGGGCCGTGAGCTGAGTAAAGTTATTATAGTAGATAATTCTCCTGCATCTTACATCTTCCATCCTGAAAATGCAGTAAGTATTCCGAGTACTCGAGCGTAACTTCATCTCTCTGGCCCTTGCCCAGGTTTTGTGATTCAGAAAATAGACTTTTCAGAGCACTGGCTTGTGTCAGGTTCTGTGTTTTCTTAGGctgcagtgggtgctggggttCACTGCCAAGTGGTGAAGGACATGGGCAAAGTGATCTTGACAGAATGTCACAGCCGTGAGTGCTCGTGTGCTCTGAGCTTTGGCTGTTGGCTTGAGGTCCAGCAGTTTTGAGAAATACCAAGTGGTGTGGAACCTGAAAAACCAGCCTAGCTCTAAGAAATaaagctgccctgcagcacagatTTTGTTCTTTGGAGAAGTGATTGCAGAAAGAATGGTCAGCTTGAACTTCTTTAGGTACTCTCATCTTTTTTCATTGTGTGAATATTTTATTAGGCAACATAGTTAAGGATTTACTGGTTGCTATTGAGATCTGCATTTGTGGgtaagggaaaggaaaaaaaaatcaagatccTCTTGTGTTGTTATGCTCCTCTCTCAATTATTTTTGTCATAGCTCCATAATTAGAACTGTTAGTCAACAAGTTAATCAAGGTTTAGGAATAAGGCTAAAGGGCAGGCAGCAGTTCTGTAGGGGAGAACAATGAGGAGCAATGTGCATTTTCACTGTGTGTTTGTATtggctccaggagctctgaTGGAGAGGTCTGGGGTGCTCCATCCATGGCTGCAGCCAGTACAGCTGCTCACATCTGCTTTAGCTGCCAGGGGAGAAGCTGGAACTCTTAGATCTGCTGACTTTTAGACAACCAGGCTGTGCACTGTTTGCTTTGATGTTTTTAGGCTGCCTTCCCTGTGAACTGTTAAAAATCAGtgtaggaaatattttattaagaaCACTGCTTTGCACAGTCCTGCCTCTccagaacagctttttttttttttcttttttgtaacaTGAACTATTTATCTTCCAGCAGTCAGCTTTCAAGTTCAAATCCTAATATTGTGATGCCCTAAGTGATGgggtgaaaacatttttctggtttgtgcCACACATGGTTTAAAGCTGCCATTTATAATAACCAGGACCTGTAGCTCTAATTTATGTTCATGGTTAAAACTAAAAACCTGATCCAAGATCATCATTTGGTATCTCAGAAATCAGTGCCAAGGAAATAATGAGCTGTAGAAATTTGGGAGCTGAAATTAAGGGCCTTGTCAGAGTGGTTTAATCATGTATAGAAAAGTGCTGCTGGCTGACTGATGCTGGAGTCTCTGCAGAAACCAGAGCTTCTAACAAGATCCAAGATAGTCTTGGAAGGACCTCAGTGTGCTCCCAATAGTGAAGATACACAGAACACCTTCCCCAAATCCAGCCTCCATATTTAAGAAGGTTTATTATCTGTATTGTTTTCTGAACCCACTCACTAGTTTCTAGCATTTTTACCTGAACAATGTTCTGCCCTTGCAGTTAAACATTTCCTCCAAACCCCATGCTGGTTGTTACTGCCTGCTTGTGCCTGGTGACTCACTCTGATAATccttagagggaaaaaaaaaataaaattgcttgtAAATAAAGTGTCAGTGCAGCTTCATAACCAGTGTCTGCCTTCCAGTCTGTTCTGGATACCAAGCAGGCAAAGCAAGGAGAGCTGCCCAGTGTGGGGTCACCTGGCCATGCAGGTGaaggtcagctgtcctggttgGGCTTGGGGTTGAACCTGCTGCTCCACCTGAATGCTAATGAGTAGCTGATTGCCATGACTATTATAGCAGCATGATGATGGTTACAGAACACCTACACAGACAAAACTCACGTGTCTTTTACGTCATGAAACCCTCTCAGTGTTTGTTGGTTGCTTTGTTTCAGGTGCCTGTGCAGTCCTGGTTTGATGACATgacagacacagagctgctaGATCTTATTCCTTTCTTTGAAGGACTAAGCAAAGAGGAAGAAGTTTACAGTATGCTTCATAAACTCTGCAACAGGTAGCCCTTAACTCTGAGTGACTCCTGCTCCTAGATTGCAGTTGCTAGAGGCTGTCTCCAtctctttcagctctttcaaaTGTAAGCTTTGGGGAGGTCACCCCAGTCAGAAGTGCTACTCTTGATCTTCCTGTTACATTGGACACGAAGGACAATCATGAGTGATGCTATTAAGCCTTCAGAAGCCTGACTCCTAAGGTCATGTGTTCAGACtacttttttaaaggaaaaaaaaaaaaaaagctattttaaatgggactcttttaattaatttcataaatGGACATCTTTTACTGGATCAGCTTTTCTTAAAACATGCCAAAAAAAGAAGCTTGTATTTCAGCAGTTgaatttctctccctttcttcccctcccaCTATGCAGACAATTTTACCCCCTGCTTAGAGCAGTTGACCTGACTCTgaattttttcttacagaatgAAGTGCCTTTTTGAATgttattttaagataaaaattcatttttgtatAAGACGTATTTCCAGACATCTTTTAGTCTTGTATTGTCTAAatgctttaaaaggaaaaaggaaaaaaaaaaatttatagaGCACTGTAATatataacaaaggaaaaagttgAAACCAAGATGCTGGGTTCCTGTCTCCACGATGACAATAAGTTGTGTTACTCTTTGTCATGCTCAGAAGGTTCAGGTGGTTGTGGGAGGGGTGAACTGGGGTCATTAACATGGTTGTTTCACTGATGAGGATTTTGGGCACAGTTTTAAAACATATCTGCAGTTGTTTGAGTATTTAGGGAGTGATGGAGTTGAGGAAATTAGGTGGCTGATAGACCTAAAGCACCTTTAATTCCAGACAGATGAagttctgctgtctctgcttaCGCACAACTGCCATGCCTCTTCTTTTTTGGAAAACCATTCTCTTGGGAGAGCGGCGAGGAGATCTATTTATTAGCTTAAGATTCTTTTCTCAAAACAACCCATCTGGGTAAGCTGGATCTACATTGAGCTGTTTGgagtacttttttcttttaattgctgCTACTGTATACTCACCAAATGGAGTTGACCATCGGCTGTTATACTGTTTTTGCCACTGTGCCTGTGCTATGAGACATTTTCTGTAAGCTGCAAACTTGggcaataaataaaatgcaggcTTCATAACCCACCCCCATGGATGAATCCATTGGTATCTGATATACCAGTTAAAGGTGACCtgtaaaggatttttctttttttatttcagtttttttcaaTTAAGATGAAGCCCTCTCCTTTCTTTGATACATGAAAATGTAGGAAGTTTGTTGCCCACACCtttgatttatatttctttttccccaagGTGTAAGGTGTAGATT is part of the Vidua chalybeata isolate OUT-0048 chromosome 1, bVidCha1 merged haplotype, whole genome shotgun sequence genome and encodes:
- the CTDSPL gene encoding CTD small phosphatase-like protein isoform X3, with the protein product MDNPSIITQVTNPKEEEILSCTQDKVSQCNISLKKQRSRSIFSTLFCCFRDYNVEPPSTNSTSALPPLVEENGGLQKPPAKYLLPELTASDYGKKCVVIDLDETLVHSSFKPISNADFIVPVEIDGTIHQVYVLKRPHVDEFLQRMGELFECVLFTASLAKYADPVADLLDRWGVFRARLFRESCVFHRGNYVKDLSRLGRELSKVIIVDNSPASYIFHPENAVPVQSWFDDMTDTELLDLIPFFEGLSKEEEVYSMLHKLCNR